Proteins encoded within one genomic window of Spirochaeta isovalerica:
- a CDS encoding response regulator: protein MYDVFLVDDEIVLREGIRSNIHWDETPFNLVGEAPDGEMALSMIKELKPDILITDIRMPFLDGLELARIIRKEQPWVKIIILSGHDEFRYAREAISIGVEEYLLKPFSSAELLEILHKVAASIEEEKEQIVSLENLRNQVLSSKEIFRDRWLRELAAGLVSPAGAIEEARDLGIELISGAYAVAIVKVKAPEGRKKELPSARLFLKSHLSKRADVIFFSERPGRHVLIVKESKEESVEETAYSLAQGLKSEVTKQTGCPVSIGIGRAVKRIGEIPLSYEEADRVSRFMGERGQQLILGAGDMDSSSGEISLLPPESCRIAGRLKYAAAGEIDVIMEEYLSLFGDSESYSPFFSNYLLGDIIIASTAIIGELGGDVHEVIPSFLLREKLNNMISSRESFILHVRDLIEKVLAFRDSQGKGKHYEMIRKANEYIDSHFADPDICLHSVAEHVNASPNHFSTVYSQETGRSFIEYLTSVRIGKAKYLLRNTELRSSDIAYEAGFNDPHYFSFIFKKNVGLSPRDFRSEKIVHSLK from the coding sequence ATGTATGATGTTTTTCTAGTTGATGATGAAATTGTCCTTCGCGAAGGGATCCGCAGCAATATTCACTGGGACGAAACTCCTTTCAACCTGGTCGGGGAGGCTCCGGACGGGGAGATGGCTCTGTCCATGATCAAGGAGTTGAAGCCCGATATTCTCATTACCGATATCAGGATGCCTTTTCTCGATGGCCTGGAACTGGCGCGGATCATCCGCAAGGAACAGCCCTGGGTGAAAATCATCATCCTCTCCGGACACGATGAGTTCCGCTATGCCAGGGAGGCCATATCCATAGGTGTCGAGGAATACCTGCTCAAGCCTTTTTCTTCAGCGGAGCTCCTCGAAATCCTTCATAAGGTGGCTGCATCGATAGAAGAGGAGAAAGAACAGATCGTCAGTCTGGAAAATCTGAGAAATCAGGTTCTCTCATCGAAGGAAATTTTCCGGGACCGATGGCTGCGGGAACTGGCGGCTGGTCTTGTTTCTCCGGCCGGTGCCATTGAAGAGGCGAGAGATCTCGGGATTGAATTGATTTCAGGAGCCTACGCGGTTGCTATCGTAAAAGTTAAGGCTCCCGAGGGGAGAAAAAAAGAGCTGCCTTCCGCCAGATTGTTTCTCAAGAGTCATCTTTCAAAAAGAGCGGATGTCATATTCTTTTCCGAGCGTCCGGGGCGCCATGTTTTAATTGTTAAGGAATCGAAAGAGGAATCGGTGGAAGAAACCGCCTATTCTCTCGCCCAGGGATTGAAATCCGAGGTTACCAAACAGACCGGCTGCCCTGTCAGCATCGGCATTGGCCGAGCTGTGAAAAGGATCGGGGAGATCCCCCTCTCCTATGAAGAAGCGGACAGGGTTTCCCGATTTATGGGGGAGCGGGGGCAACAGCTTATTCTCGGAGCCGGAGATATGGATTCATCCTCAGGGGAAATCAGTTTGCTTCCCCCTGAAAGCTGCCGTATAGCCGGAAGGCTCAAATATGCCGCGGCCGGCGAGATCGATGTGATCATGGAGGAGTATCTTTCGCTCTTCGGCGACAGCGAATCCTATTCTCCTTTTTTCAGCAACTATCTGCTGGGCGATATTATCATCGCCTCCACGGCGATAATCGGAGAACTGGGCGGAGATGTACATGAAGTTATTCCCTCTTTCCTTTTGCGGGAGAAGCTGAACAATATGATCAGTTCCCGTGAGAGCTTCATTCTCCATGTCCGGGATCTGATAGAAAAAGTCCTAGCTTTCCGCGATTCACAGGGTAAAGGCAAACATTATGAAATGATCAGAAAGGCCAATGAGTATATAGACAGCCATTTTGCCGATCCGGATATCTGTCTGCACTCGGTAGCGGAACATGTCAATGCCAGTCCGAACCACTTCAGCACGGTATATTCTCAGGAAACGGGACGGAGCTTTATCGAGTATCTCACATCGGTGCGGATCGGCAAAGCGAAGTATCTTCTGCGGAATACCGAATTGAGGAGTTCTGATATCGCCTACGAAGCGGGTTTCAATGATCCCCATTATTTCAGTTTTATCTTTAAAAAGAATGTGGGTCTGTCTCCCAGGGACTTCCGTTCTGAAAAAATCGTCCATTCTCTTAAATAA
- a CDS encoding sensor histidine kinase has protein sequence MSRMVRTVEGMLPFLRSYSIKNKIRTFNIIIIGIMFIPVVFSITSSVLQTMRYDRIITNMEMANQLNQIIISDVTDEIWDIFAGNKKFSEGNQYQIISDIHMRLDGIMAQTSSVKNRRMLEVAGRAVRTMTDYVDRLGAQMRRNESVFENEKIVEEIRGVTALISDILQDFIVLEIESTAQTNETIKRSTWLLAGVQSAIFLLVVLFAVFAQRSVSLSINKPIARLEEMSRRIAGGDLDVSVSLPQVKELDSLTEHLNTMAVRIRELLEKNIQEQKNHRKSEMKALQAQITPHFLYNTLDTIVWLAESREYDQVIGVTRAFSSFFRTSLSRGKDWIPVEEEFKHVESYLTIQKIRYRDILDYTVEYDKTMAENVMVKLLLQPLVENALYHGIKNKRGKGTLRVRGWMDEQGMCFSVEDNGIGMSEERLEDILGQINQISEPDSHNDIYGLYNVNKRLELYYSSAARLEIESRFREGTRVFFSLPVVNSYV, from the coding sequence ATGAGCCGAATGGTCCGGACCGTGGAGGGGATGCTCCCTTTCCTCAGGTCCTACAGCATTAAAAACAAAATACGGACTTTTAACATCATCATCATCGGAATTATGTTCATACCTGTTGTATTCAGCATAACTTCATCGGTTTTGCAGACCATGAGATACGACAGAATTATTACTAATATGGAGATGGCCAACCAGCTCAATCAGATTATCATTAGCGACGTAACAGATGAGATCTGGGATATCTTTGCGGGAAACAAAAAATTCTCCGAAGGGAACCAGTATCAGATTATTTCTGATATCCATATGAGGCTCGATGGAATCATGGCTCAGACCAGTTCCGTTAAGAACCGGAGAATGCTCGAAGTGGCAGGACGGGCTGTCAGAACCATGACCGATTATGTCGATCGTCTGGGCGCCCAGATGAGACGGAATGAATCGGTTTTCGAAAATGAGAAGATCGTCGAGGAGATCCGCGGGGTCACAGCGCTGATTTCCGATATCCTTCAGGATTTTATCGTACTGGAAATCGAGTCCACGGCTCAGACCAACGAAACCATCAAACGTTCCACCTGGCTTCTGGCGGGGGTACAGAGCGCTATTTTCCTCCTGGTTGTCCTTTTTGCAGTTTTTGCCCAGAGATCTGTTTCTCTTAGTATAAACAAACCGATCGCGAGACTGGAGGAGATGTCCCGGCGAATCGCCGGTGGCGATCTGGATGTGAGCGTCAGTCTTCCCCAGGTGAAGGAACTGGACAGCCTGACGGAACACCTCAACACAATGGCTGTGCGGATCCGGGAGCTACTGGAGAAAAACATTCAGGAACAGAAAAATCACAGAAAATCGGAAATGAAAGCTCTTCAGGCGCAGATAACACCTCATTTTCTCTACAACACGCTCGATACGATTGTCTGGCTGGCAGAATCCCGGGAGTACGATCAGGTGATCGGCGTAACCAGAGCTTTTTCTTCTTTTTTCCGGACATCGCTCAGCAGAGGAAAAGACTGGATTCCCGTAGAGGAGGAATTCAAGCATGTGGAGAGTTATCTGACCATACAGAAAATACGCTATCGCGATATACTCGATTATACAGTCGAATACGATAAGACAATGGCTGAAAATGTCATGGTCAAGCTCCTTCTTCAGCCTCTGGTTGAAAATGCACTCTATCACGGCATCAAAAATAAACGGGGAAAGGGAACCCTGCGTGTCCGGGGCTGGATGGATGAGCAGGGCATGTGTTTTTCCGTTGAGGACAATGGAATCGGTATGTCCGAAGAGAGGCTTGAGGACATTCTCGGTCAGATCAACCAGATATCCGAGCCCGATTCTCATAATGATATTTACGGTCTCTACAATGTGAACAAACGTCTGGAGCTCTATTACAGCAGCGCTGCCAGATTGGAAATAGAAAGCCGGTTCCGCGAAGGAACCCGGGTATTCTTTTCCCTGCCGGTGGTGAACTCTTATGTATGA
- a CDS encoding ABC transporter substrate-binding protein: MLTLTLSLFTSCAPKKEPVPQQDMDDSIILGFSQIGAESAWRTFNSHSVKKAAEDAGIQLLFENAEQKQAKQIKAIRSFIVYQVDVIAFVPIVADGWDNVLTEAKDAGIPVLVTDRKINTSDETLYAGFIGTDSIREGREAALFLQKKFSSSERDKPVRIVEISGTDGASCVIGRAEGFRDIIDDNPDFEIIYSSSGDFLKSKGYEIMLGILDEIDNIDVLYSHNDGMTLGAIEAMKERGIRPGKDIVIVTIDAEQAAIDALRKGEVNCVIECNPRTGPVIMDLARKLAEGETIPRLMHVQEEVFTEWDDLDAIEPRGY; this comes from the coding sequence GTGTTAACGTTAACGCTTTCCCTCTTTACATCCTGCGCTCCCAAAAAAGAACCTGTTCCCCAGCAGGATATGGATGATTCGATCATACTGGGCTTTTCCCAGATCGGTGCGGAGAGCGCCTGGCGGACATTCAATTCTCATTCTGTTAAAAAGGCGGCGGAAGACGCGGGAATTCAGCTGCTTTTTGAAAATGCCGAGCAGAAACAGGCAAAGCAGATAAAGGCTATCCGCTCTTTTATTGTCTATCAGGTGGATGTTATCGCCTTCGTTCCCATCGTTGCAGACGGGTGGGACAATGTTCTGACCGAAGCGAAAGACGCGGGCATTCCCGTTCTGGTAACGGACAGAAAAATCAATACCTCTGATGAAACTCTCTATGCGGGATTTATCGGAACCGACAGCATCCGTGAGGGAAGGGAGGCGGCTCTCTTTCTCCAGAAGAAATTCTCATCCTCCGAACGCGACAAACCGGTGAGGATCGTCGAGATCTCCGGTACGGACGGAGCTTCCTGTGTCATAGGCCGGGCCGAAGGGTTCCGGGATATTATTGATGACAATCCCGATTTTGAAATCATTTACAGCAGCTCGGGGGATTTCCTCAAATCCAAAGGCTATGAGATTATGCTGGGAATTCTCGATGAGATAGATAATATCGATGTACTTTACTCCCACAATGACGGAATGACTCTCGGCGCCATCGAAGCCATGAAAGAGAGGGGGATCCGCCCCGGTAAGGATATCGTCATCGTTACAATCGATGCGGAACAGGCGGCTATCGATGCGCTGCGGAAGGGGGAGGTCAACTGCGTTATCGAGTGTAATCCCAGGACGGGCCCTGTCATTATGGATCTGGCACGGAAACTGGCGGAAGGCGAAACCATCCCCAGGCTTATGCACGTTCAGGAGGAAGTCTTTACCGAATGGGATGATCTGGACGCCATTGAACCGAGGGGTTACTGA
- a CDS encoding cupin domain-containing protein — MSQKVVRYNQTKNLLEGEEFTKVYFHTDKLIFAVSTLLPGQKACLDKGHQGADETCYVIEGQVAIHLTELDEVHELAKGDCILIPEGEPHYTVNIGETKSVTAWACAPHL; from the coding sequence ATGAGCCAAAAAGTTGTAAGATATAACCAAACGAAAAATCTTCTCGAAGGAGAGGAGTTTACCAAAGTCTATTTTCATACGGATAAACTGATTTTCGCTGTGAGCACATTGCTGCCCGGCCAGAAAGCCTGTCTGGATAAGGGGCATCAGGGAGCCGATGAAACCTGTTATGTCATAGAGGGGCAGGTGGCAATCCATCTGACGGAGCTGGACGAAGTTCATGAACTCGCAAAGGGCGATTGCATACTCATACCTGAAGGGGAACCTCATTACACGGTTAATATCGGCGAGACAAAATCAGTTACCGCCTGGGCCTGTGCGCCGCATTTGTAA
- a CDS encoding GGDEF domain-containing protein: MNGTPLFFTLEPDSNSPEIPLRPGKEYLIGRSPACTILLTDGAVSREHARLVWGGSTFELKDLGSTNGTRVNGGEIKECALSSMDRITFGRISFTFKIRKKTASGNVTLTPGDTALLDRELEQIIEKTLEPNLKKQLNDFKEKFSKAKKGLMDLAYNDDLTGLYNRRYFDRMLDTEWRRARRYDRPLTLIMADIDHFKNFNDKYGHQKGDSVLRTVATILKENCRSSDMVCRYGGEEMAVILPEQQEDQGFGTAEKLRRAVMQHAEEIEGVRITLSFGVATTDGLMKTVEDLIKKSDTALYEAKKNGRNRTERG; this comes from the coding sequence ATGAATGGAACTCCCTTATTTTTCACACTGGAACCGGACAGCAATTCACCGGAAATACCCTTACGGCCGGGAAAAGAGTACCTGATCGGGCGGTCTCCCGCCTGCACGATTCTCCTGACCGACGGAGCCGTTTCCCGTGAACACGCCCGGCTGGTCTGGGGCGGATCGACATTCGAACTGAAAGATCTGGGAAGCACAAACGGAACCCGCGTCAACGGGGGGGAAATTAAAGAATGCGCACTGTCCAGCATGGACCGCATCACATTCGGCCGTATCAGCTTTACATTTAAAATCCGGAAAAAAACCGCCAGCGGAAATGTGACATTAACACCGGGCGATACAGCCCTTCTGGACAGGGAACTCGAACAGATCATCGAAAAAACCCTCGAGCCCAATCTCAAGAAGCAGCTCAATGATTTCAAGGAGAAGTTTTCAAAGGCAAAAAAAGGGTTGATGGATCTGGCCTATAACGATGATCTGACCGGACTTTACAACCGCCGTTATTTTGACCGGATGCTCGATACAGAGTGGCGCCGGGCCAGGCGATACGATCGGCCTCTCACACTGATAATGGCCGATATAGACCATTTCAAAAATTTCAATGATAAATACGGACATCAGAAGGGAGATTCCGTTCTCCGAACTGTCGCCACGATACTGAAGGAGAACTGTCGCTCCAGCGATATGGTCTGCCGGTACGGTGGAGAAGAGATGGCCGTCATCCTCCCGGAACAGCAGGAGGATCAGGGATTCGGTACGGCGGAGAAACTGCGCCGCGCCGTTATGCAGCATGCCGAGGAAATAGAAGGGGTCCGGATAACCCTGAGCTTCGGTGTCGCTACGACAGACGGGTTAATGAAGACCGTTGAGGATCTGATAAAGAAAAGCGATACCGCTCTTTACGAAGCCAAAAAGAACGGACGGAACCGCACAGAGAGAGGCTGA
- a CDS encoding UvrD-helicase domain-containing protein, whose product MNDEISRLISMAGADGAFFILAVRSYLEHHMRRHFPQFDDSWTITFSTNLYNYKRYLIEKNPGKHLVELSSFKGLMDMSSLVEDIYRDFATVSAEEVRAVTFNFLQFCRVAGIEDESLSRLKKNLSQWENRKSISEDLAELERVKEELSRLKRENDLLLEQYRELEELKTVKKYLESRLENLSREVEGEKKVREELAEKLKDVRGKLPAYDHVDRYLKNLLRVSLYSRTRMDYERNMTSLTEEQKDVLKSISLKNDFLVKGGAGTGKTLVLLEAMKQANDGVLAFASKKLLLLTYTNTLVKYDRYISGIMNMGEGEAEISTADRFLNRIFEEQYPNLAIDYTIVSRLCGKSEQDIFSDVKHLVLELEEFLWGYGITREEYIDRMIRRKGLKERLSAEQREKIWTIKEDLEKNMLKEGKISRAYSRLLLLEKKADSGFDHIFVDESQDLYPVELRLLKNLSSSSVILAGDTDQSIYGMGAPYSRAGITTPARTKILRTNFRNSLPIHNLAERFRSLVDESYDGSISPRAFREGPVPELYLSDDTEELYNMLVDKVRIFVNTIEYDRENISILAPGGRFLEKIAAKLKEEGIDSVNIKDPDFDFHNRGSIRLSPLHSSKGIDMPVVMLFIPVLFYNRELESGESEKLLRNLIYVSMTRAMENLNIFTKKSTDDPVISDLIELMEN is encoded by the coding sequence GTGAATGATGAAATCAGCAGGCTTATCAGCATGGCCGGCGCCGACGGAGCTTTTTTTATTCTGGCTGTCCGGTCTTATCTGGAACATCATATGCGGCGCCATTTTCCGCAATTTGATGATAGCTGGACCATAACTTTCAGTACCAATCTGTACAATTACAAACGATATCTTATAGAAAAGAATCCCGGAAAACATCTGGTCGAACTCAGCTCTTTCAAAGGGCTGATGGATATGAGTTCTCTCGTGGAAGATATTTATCGCGACTTTGCCACGGTCAGTGCCGAGGAGGTGAGGGCCGTTACTTTTAATTTTCTGCAGTTCTGCCGCGTGGCCGGCATAGAAGACGAGTCTCTTTCCAGGCTGAAGAAGAATCTCTCCCAATGGGAAAACAGAAAAAGTATCAGTGAAGATCTGGCTGAGCTTGAACGGGTCAAGGAAGAGCTCTCGCGATTGAAACGGGAAAATGATCTCCTTCTGGAGCAGTATCGCGAACTGGAGGAGTTGAAAACCGTTAAGAAATACCTGGAATCGCGCCTGGAAAACCTGAGCCGGGAAGTGGAGGGTGAGAAAAAAGTCCGCGAGGAGCTGGCAGAGAAGCTGAAGGATGTCCGGGGGAAACTTCCCGCTTATGATCATGTCGATCGCTATCTGAAGAATCTTCTTCGTGTCAGCCTGTATTCCCGGACAAGAATGGATTACGAACGCAATATGACCTCGCTGACCGAGGAGCAGAAGGATGTACTGAAATCCATCAGCTTGAAAAATGATTTTCTCGTCAAAGGCGGAGCGGGAACAGGTAAAACCCTTGTTCTTCTGGAAGCTATGAAACAGGCCAACGACGGGGTTCTGGCTTTCGCTTCAAAAAAACTTCTGCTTCTCACTTATACCAACACGCTTGTGAAGTATGACCGCTACATCTCCGGAATCATGAATATGGGAGAAGGGGAGGCTGAAATATCAACAGCTGATCGATTCCTCAATAGAATCTTTGAGGAACAGTATCCCAATCTGGCCATTGATTACACGATTGTCAGCAGGTTATGCGGGAAAAGCGAACAGGATATATTCTCCGATGTGAAACATCTGGTTCTCGAATTGGAAGAATTCCTTTGGGGCTACGGAATTACCAGGGAGGAATATATAGACCGGATGATCCGGCGCAAGGGACTGAAAGAGCGTCTGTCGGCGGAACAGCGTGAGAAGATCTGGACCATAAAGGAAGATCTTGAGAAAAATATGCTGAAAGAGGGGAAAATCTCCCGCGCCTATTCCAGACTGCTTCTTCTCGAGAAGAAAGCAGACAGTGGATTCGACCATATCTTTGTCGACGAATCCCAGGATTTATATCCCGTGGAGCTCAGGCTTCTGAAGAACCTGTCCTCCTCATCGGTTATTCTGGCCGGGGATACGGATCAGTCTATCTATGGCATGGGAGCGCCTTACAGCCGGGCGGGAATTACAACTCCGGCCAGGACAAAAATCCTCAGAACCAACTTCCGGAACAGTCTTCCTATTCACAATCTGGCGGAGCGTTTCCGGAGCCTGGTAGATGAATCCTACGACGGCTCGATCTCTCCCCGGGCGTTCCGGGAAGGGCCGGTGCCGGAACTTTACCTCTCCGATGACACGGAAGAGTTGTACAATATGCTGGTCGATAAAGTCCGGATTTTCGTCAATACGATCGAGTACGACAGGGAAAACATTTCCATTCTGGCTCCCGGCGGCCGGTTTCTGGAAAAAATAGCTGCCAAGCTGAAAGAAGAAGGAATTGATTCGGTCAATATAAAAGATCCCGATTTTGATTTTCACAACAGGGGCAGCATAAGACTGTCCCCTCTCCATTCTAGCAAGGGGATTGATATGCCCGTCGTTATGCTTTTTATTCCCGTTCTTTTCTATAACCGGGAACTGGAGAGCGGAGAATCGGAAAAACTCCTTCGGAACCTTATATACGTATCCATGACAAGAGCCATGGAAAATCTCAATATATTTACAAAAAAGAGCACCGATGATCCTGTGATCTCCGATCTGATAGAGCTTATGGAAAACTGA
- a CDS encoding tetratricopeptide repeat protein: MKRFRLFGFLIFCLPAAVLAQDTTEQLQERIVELESLVSILQSKLGEVDLLNFILVAIFGTVFLIILLVSNYSFRRRISRELTALKRQLLGGYREKIALIIPDDAAGREREVLMIKDYSRNLAELSVTERSFQPGDWVMRGLELFYREDPEQALDALDKALSGGSDSLRLHFARGLVLSQLENYEEAATAFRRAAEISPDTAEVYCNLGIVLEELEQNEEAVESFRKAVELKPDYPLAYKKLGLDLRKLKREEEAVQTYGRMGDTLVRLGREDEAIEAYSNMAVDLIKLVPEEENPLSHGKVDLEMLEREQEALDSYYAMGSKFSELGRNEEALEAYEEILKIKPDDREARFCRCRILARLGRYEEASDHLVSLLEMVPDFAKAWYLQGKVLNILGRDREAVDAFNRVASLKPDHADTYQKLASVHAEKGDKEEALVNLEKYLKLTPDEVNRKISTMAGLENLKTDPGYIKLVKKYNSRASV; the protein is encoded by the coding sequence ATGAAAAGGTTCAGACTCTTTGGCTTTTTAATTTTTTGTCTACCGGCTGCGGTTCTCGCACAGGATACAACAGAACAGTTGCAGGAGAGAATTGTCGAACTGGAAAGCCTGGTTTCCATCCTCCAGTCCAAACTGGGTGAGGTCGATCTTCTCAATTTCATTCTTGTCGCCATTTTCGGAACGGTTTTTCTCATAATCCTGCTGGTTTCCAATTATTCCTTTCGCCGCAGGATTTCCCGTGAGCTGACAGCTTTGAAAAGGCAGCTTCTCGGAGGTTACAGAGAAAAAATCGCTCTGATTATTCCCGATGATGCAGCCGGAAGAGAACGCGAGGTCTTAATGATTAAGGATTACAGCCGTAATCTGGCTGAACTTTCTGTTACGGAACGGAGTTTTCAGCCCGGAGACTGGGTTATGCGCGGCCTTGAACTCTTTTACAGGGAAGATCCGGAGCAGGCTCTCGATGCTCTTGATAAGGCTCTCTCCGGGGGAAGCGATTCCCTGAGGCTACATTTCGCCAGAGGTCTCGTGCTCAGTCAGCTGGAAAATTATGAAGAGGCCGCAACAGCTTTCAGAAGGGCGGCGGAGATTTCTCCCGATACAGCAGAAGTATATTGCAATCTCGGAATTGTTCTGGAAGAACTGGAACAGAATGAAGAGGCTGTCGAATCATTCAGGAAAGCCGTGGAATTGAAACCTGATTATCCCTTAGCCTATAAGAAACTGGGACTGGATCTGAGAAAACTTAAAAGAGAAGAGGAAGCCGTGCAGACTTACGGCAGAATGGGAGATACCCTTGTCCGCCTGGGTCGTGAGGATGAAGCGATCGAAGCCTACAGCAATATGGCTGTGGATTTGATCAAGCTGGTTCCCGAAGAGGAGAATCCCCTTTCCCATGGGAAAGTCGATCTGGAAATGCTGGAGCGGGAGCAGGAGGCGCTGGACAGCTACTATGCCATGGGGAGTAAATTTTCCGAGCTCGGCCGCAACGAAGAGGCATTGGAAGCCTATGAGGAAATCCTGAAAATCAAGCCCGATGACCGCGAAGCCCGTTTCTGCCGATGCAGGATTCTGGCCCGGCTGGGACGTTATGAAGAGGCGTCCGACCATCTGGTCAGTCTGTTGGAAATGGTTCCCGACTTTGCTAAAGCCTGGTATCTGCAGGGTAAAGTCCTCAATATACTGGGCCGTGACAGAGAAGCAGTTGACGCTTTCAATAGAGTTGCCTCACTGAAACCGGATCATGCCGATACCTATCAGAAGCTGGCTTCAGTTCATGCGGAGAAAGGCGATAAAGAGGAAGCTCTTGTTAATCTGGAAAAATACCTGAAACTGACTCCCGATGAAGTCAACAGGAAAATCAGCACAATGGCCGGTCTGGAAAATCTTAAAACAGATCCCGGTTATATAAAGCTAGTAAAGAAATATAATTCGAGGGCTTCCGTATAA
- a CDS encoding FHA domain-containing protein — translation MRDKAEKTQWYLEGETRDKAPWIIPLNENFSIGRLDSSDLILSSGSVSRRHARMNFDGEDLYIQDLNSSNGTFVNGSRIKERSLLRHGDLLKIGQTEFRVSEGMPASGEQEEHTLVGIGDGQLDFSAHYGLSERETEILYFLVKGFNLQDIGDKLFISPGTVKNHVLKIYKKTGSHSRIELATSFREFNS, via the coding sequence ATGAGAGATAAAGCAGAAAAGACTCAATGGTACCTCGAAGGGGAAACCCGGGACAAAGCTCCCTGGATCATTCCCCTGAATGAAAATTTCTCCATAGGAAGGCTCGATTCCAGCGACCTGATCCTGTCATCGGGATCTGTCTCCAGACGTCATGCGAGAATGAATTTCGACGGGGAGGACCTCTATATACAGGACCTAAACAGCAGCAACGGAACGTTCGTCAACGGAAGCCGGATAAAAGAAAGATCACTTTTACGGCACGGAGACCTCCTGAAAATAGGCCAGACCGAATTCCGCGTTTCCGAAGGGATGCCTGCTTCAGGAGAGCAGGAGGAACACACTCTTGTCGGCATTGGAGACGGGCAGCTCGATTTCTCAGCTCACTACGGACTGTCGGAACGGGAAACGGAAATACTATATTTCCTTGTCAAAGGTTTCAATCTTCAGGACATAGGAGATAAGCTCTTCATCTCTCCGGGTACTGTTAAAAACCACGTTTTGAAAATTTACAAAAAGACGGGAAGCCACTCCCGCATAGAACTGGCAACAAGCTTCCGGGAATTCAATAGTTGA
- a CDS encoding potassium channel protein: MTPLRRFIMALFFILFLISAGTAGFMIIESWTLNESLYMTFVTISTVGFGEIHPLSPEGRIFMMIFLTVSILTVGFTLTALLSFFFEGHMSKTVKERRMKRILSLIKEHYIICGFGDVGRETAAEFSRKKIPFVIVDNDLPETEKELFSSYVFISGDATEESVLEEARINKAEGLVSCLSTDQQNVYAVLTARQLNGALRIVAKASDERAVKKLETAGADRVILPKQIAGRRLATVSTHPSIVDFLDVLTSGGDELMHIDSVEIGSHSPLTGKSLKESNIGQNTGAIIIGILDSQGRTRMNSSEMASLSSMTLQPGNRLIALGNTEQIMNLQKYIG, encoded by the coding sequence ATGACGCCTTTACGCCGCTTTATAATGGCACTTTTCTTTATTCTCTTTCTCATTTCCGCCGGAACCGCAGGGTTTATGATCATAGAAAGCTGGACCTTGAATGAAAGCCTGTATATGACCTTCGTAACTATTTCGACAGTGGGTTTCGGTGAAATCCATCCTCTCTCTCCGGAGGGCAGGATTTTTATGATGATTTTTCTGACTGTCAGCATTCTGACCGTCGGATTCACCCTGACGGCCCTTCTCTCTTTCTTTTTCGAAGGGCATATGAGCAAAACCGTTAAGGAGCGACGGATGAAACGGATACTCTCTTTAATCAAAGAACACTATATCATTTGCGGATTCGGAGATGTGGGCCGGGAAACCGCCGCCGAGTTTTCCAGAAAAAAAATCCCCTTTGTCATTGTCGATAATGACCTGCCGGAAACGGAAAAAGAGCTATTTAGCAGCTATGTCTTTATTTCAGGCGATGCCACAGAAGAGAGCGTTCTTGAAGAAGCGCGGATCAACAAAGCGGAAGGTCTGGTATCCTGTCTTTCAACAGACCAGCAGAACGTTTACGCGGTTCTGACGGCCAGGCAGTTAAACGGAGCCTTGAGAATCGTCGCCAAAGCTTCGGACGAACGGGCAGTGAAAAAACTTGAAACGGCCGGAGCCGACCGTGTCATCCTTCCCAAGCAGATTGCCGGAAGACGGCTGGCAACGGTGAGCACGCATCCGTCCATTGTCGATTTTCTCGATGTGCTCACATCGGGAGGCGATGAATTGATGCATATAGACTCGGTGGAGATAGGCAGCCATTCGCCGCTGACAGGCAAATCGCTGAAAGAGAGCAATATCGGCCAGAATACGGGAGCTATCATAATCGGAATACTGGACAGCCAAGGCCGGACCAGAATGAATTCGTCTGAGATGGCGTCGCTGTCATCCATGACACTGCAGCCGGGAAACAGGCTCATTGCTCTGGGGAATACGGAACAGATAATGAATCTTCAGAAATATATTGGTTAG